In Amyelois transitella isolate CPQ chromosome 5, ilAmyTran1.1, whole genome shotgun sequence, one DNA window encodes the following:
- the LOC106139964 gene encoding polycomb group protein Pc yields the protein MHKMELGDSVYAAERIMKKRIRKNKVEYYVKWKGWKPKHNTWEPEENILDPRLIQSFERGEELRRQGRKREREHSPTERARSGSEERQPPPGKRKAAVLSQESGKIGVTITTMSPPAKRHDSTKVNGGRTPHASQPPPPAAPPGGAAAPASPAAEAAAPRTGPRRAPHSPEEADAHIPAERERRTDTQPTATAPAEPKGARPPPPAPQPEDEDSWGETPVVAPPPPPEPPRRGAAYWMSRSPVADQIFITDVTVNFQTVTIRECRTERGFFRARETRPLDVT from the exons ATGCATAAGATGGAGCTCGGCGACAGCGTGTACGCCGCTGAGCGTATTATGAAAAAGAGAATTAGAAAG AACAAAGTGGAGTACTATGTGAAATGGAAAGGGTGGAAGCCAAAACACAACACTTGGGAGCCGGAAGAAAACATCCTGGACCCGCGACTCATACAAAGCTTCGAACGCGGGGAGGAGTTGCGAAGACAGGGTCGCAAGAGGGAACGCGAGCATTCACCGACCGAGCGCGCTCGCAGCGGCAGCGAAGAAAGGCAACCGCCACCTGGAAAACGGAAGGCGGCTGTTTTATCGCAGGAGTCCGGAAAAATCGGCGTCACTATAACTACTATGAGTCCGCCAGCCAAGCGACACGATTCGACCAAAGTGAACGGAGGACGGACGCCGCACGCGAGTCAGCCCCCACCGCCTGCGGCACCCCCTGGCGGCGCCGCCGCGCCTGCCTCCCCCGCGGCCGAAGCCGCTGCGCCAAGAACCGGTCCCAGAAGGGCACCCCACTCACCGGAAGAAGCTGATGCACATATTCCCGCGGAACGAGAAAGGCGCACAGACACGCAGCCGACTGCAACCGCTCCGGCGGAACCGAAAGGAGCACGACCTCCTCCGCCCGCGCCACAGCCTGAAGATGAAGACTCGTGGGGCGAGACCCCGGTGGTGGCTCCCCCACCACCCCCCGAACCCCCGCGGCGCGGTGCTGCATACTGGATGTCGCGCTCGCCTGTGGCCGACCAAATATTTATCACCGACGTCACGGTCAACTTCCAGACTGTCACTATCAGAGAATGCCGAACGGAACGCGGATTCTTCAGAGCTCGTGAAACCCGACCACTGGATGTCACGTAA
- the LOC106139924 gene encoding uncharacterized protein LOC106139924 has product MEWSKEKTLKLIELLQVNASLWNPSLCDTRRDKQKRKEELRAISELLGIPMPDINKKIQHLRTQYNRESAREARAFVEDPNDRYISNWYAFEYLHFMKDSNKPYRIIQSELQQEVNGSVTSPSENSTGDWKLVNLSPPHKVARTDSTTNGKQEVVYPSVSRSRDEFSVFGEYVANELRSLKGEKNLLVAKKRIQDVIFEVKMGIMCETKSEQNGACTVFTHANPPHNSTPIQSAKLYTTPVMSTTAHLDPACTSHPPPSTGISEIIINSACHYSNFKVDSQ; this is encoded by the exons ATGGAATGGTCAAAGGAGAAGACATTGAAATTGATAGAACTTTTGCAAGTGAATGCTAGTTTGTGGAACCCGTCTTTGTGTGATACGAGAAGGGATAAGCAGAAacgaaaagaagaattacGAGCTATTTCGGAGCTGCTTGGTATACCTATGCcagatataaataagaaaatccaGCATCTTCGGACCCAGTATAACAGAGAGTCAGCTAGGGAGGCCCGGGCTTTTGTAGAGGATCCTAATGATAGGTACATAAGTAATTGGTATGCGTTTGAATATCTGCATTTTATGAAAGATTCCAATAAGCCATACAGGATAATCCAGTCT gaATTGCAACAGGAAGTTAATGGCAGTGTTACATCTCCATCAGAGAATTCCACAGGTGATTGGAAACTAGTGAACCTGTCACCACCACATAAGGTGGCCAGGACTGACTCTACTACAAATGGAAAGCAAGAAGTGGTTTACCCATCAGTTTCCAGGTCAAGAGATGAATTCTCTGTCTTTGGTGAATATGTAGCCAATGAACTGCGGTCATTAAAGGGAGAGAAAAACTTACTAGTTGCCAAAAAGAGAATTCAAGATGTCATATTTGAAGTAAAAATGGGCATAATGTGTGAAACAAAATCTGAGCAAAATGGAGCATGCACTGTATTTACGCATGCAAATCCGCCTCATAATAGCACTCCTATACAAAGTGCGAAATTGTATACAACCCCTGTAATGAGCACTACTGCACATTTAGACCCTGCATGTACATCACACCCGCCGCCATCAACAGGGATTAGTGAAATTATAATCAATAGTGCGTGTcattattctaattttaaagtGGACAGTCAATAG